From one Zhongshania sp. R06B22 genomic stretch:
- the queD gene encoding 6-carboxytetrahydropterin synthase QueD: MEIYKEFTFEAAHRLPNVPEGHKCARLHGHSFLVRIFIAGDIDPQTGWLMDFSEVKKVFAPIYEQLDHNYLNDIDGLENPTSENIAIWIWTQLKPLLGALSQVEIRETCTSGCIYRGG; encoded by the coding sequence GTGGAAATATACAAAGAGTTTACCTTTGAAGCGGCTCACCGACTTCCCAACGTTCCCGAAGGGCATAAATGCGCTCGACTGCACGGCCATAGCTTTCTGGTCAGAATATTTATCGCTGGCGATATCGATCCCCAAACGGGGTGGCTTATGGACTTTTCAGAGGTGAAAAAAGTGTTCGCGCCCATTTACGAGCAATTGGACCACAATTATTTAAACGACATCGACGGACTCGAAAACCCTACCAGCGAAAATATCGCGATCTGGATATGGACGCAATTGAAGCCCTTACTCGGCGCACTAAGTCAGGTCGAAATCCGAGAAACCTGCACCAGCGGGTGCATTTACAGGGGAGGGTAA